The Lycium barbarum isolate Lr01 chromosome 4, ASM1917538v2, whole genome shotgun sequence nucleotide sequence tagaaacccgggtaaatgaaataggagagggacaaaattgggtgtcaacagttctcactttaaaaattaattaatttgttaTACTTAAAAGCCAATAACACAAGTCATGAAAGAAAATAAGGCCACAACATCACCTAATTATATTAAAGCAGCCCCtaattaatagcctgtttggccaagcttctaaaaacagcttattttcaaaagtacttttttcaaaaaagtacttttggctaaaagcagtttgtgtttggccaattaatttaaaaagtacttttgagtagcaattagtgtttagctaagcttttaaaaagtgcttttatgtgtatttttctcaaaagtacttttcaaaaaagtgcttttgggcaaaaactattttttttagcttctgaaaaactgcttctgttaCTCcctaaaaacacttattttctcccaaaagcttggccaaacacctcactttttttaaaataagcacttattgaaaaaataagtacttttggaggaaaaataagcttggtcaaacaggctataaagTCTCATACATAACTGCCAATAAGCTTTTCGGTCCTTTCTTATCTCAGTTTTATCCGTTTTCATTTTGTATCCTTTGGTATCTCATTGTAATTAATTACTACTATCCTCCTCCTTGATCCTAACATTATATATGATAATGCCAACATTTCCTGTCACTACTTCCTTTTGATTTTCCCTTTGTTTTCTTTAAAGTGTGCATTTTGATGGAATTAGACGATTTCCAATTCGGTGATAAACTTTGAGATGTATGTTTCTGGGGTAAAAGGGGCTGCATCACACAAAGTAAAGAAAAGTCTCTGGTTTGCAATGTTAATGGCAATTATTTGTTCTTGGAATAATAATATTACTTTCAAGGTTCACATGATATATTTTTACCTTAATCACTTTTGTGGTTGTATTCACATTGTTATCATTTTATTTATCTAATATATATGATGTATTTTTATATATCTTTTGATTTTTGGAAACAATGTTGTGCTTTGTTTCCGTTAGTAGTAGTGAGATAATGGTATAGCCTTTTTAGTTTGACGTGTACAGTTTGTTTTGGCTTTTATTACAGATTAGAAATTCTTTGCAAAGAGACACTCTATTTTCCTATTAATGTTTCTGATTTATTGGAGACAATTTGATGTTTATGCAGGAATACTGAAGGATCAATATTGAAGCATAGTGAGCATTTGTCTCAAACGTGTCATTTATGCATCTAAATATTGTTATTTATACTTGTGTAATATAAGTTCCCCTTTTTTTTCATTCCCTCAAATGTTTGAACACTTTATAATATGCAGGAGAGGAGTTAGGAAGAGACAAGGAGGTTCATTTGaaccccttcggcgaaaaattacactgtgcatataaggttaaaattattttttacgtATATATCgtagatgttgaatccccttgATTTCTTCATGtgttacttctttatatttttcaaCTAGTTGGTGAAAATCCCATCTCTGTTCCTGATATATAATATGTAAATGATTGATGTATCATCATGGATTGTTCTGATTTGCAATTGAAAGTCCAATATTTCTAAAAGTTATCAGTGGGAACATATTTCATGTTAGGTGCTAAGAGTAACAGTGGTAGTAATTCTTTGGCCAAGAATTTACAATTGTTTGGTATTTTTTTCTCCCCTTTCAATGTTCTCTTTCTTCAATCTTTTTGCACCTTTTAGTTACTTTAAAGATATTATATTTAACTCTTCTCTAAAATTTATTCTCATTAGTTTCTTTCCTAATTAATTTGGACACCATATGAACTTATGATTCTTCTCTTCAaaggtagggatctagtagctcagttggttggctacatgaactttcaccttgttggtgagggttcgaatccccacattgtaaccctctcccccatttccccttcccctatccctatgtaataaaaaaataatttttaaaaaaaatattcttctCTTCAAAGTAAATGGAGTAACCAATCCTCGCATTTAaactagggaaaagggtcaaaaatacccctctactttggaaaaagggctaaaaatatcctccgaaattattttgggtcaaaaatactcctctcatccttaaagttttcaaatatacccctgtcttgatGGAAATTATCCCCCGAAATCagtttttaaacccgctccatcatttaaactcgacccaactaaataataacccataagatccccttattcccccaataTGTAGGTTTTaagtttgagggaattgggggaataaggggatcttatgggttattatttagttgggtcagGTTTAAATGATGAAGcgggtttaaaaaataattttgagttattttgggggataatttccgtcaagacaggggtacatttgaaaactttaaggatgagagggtatttttgatccaaaataagttcggaggatatttttagctctttttccaaagtagaggggtatttttgacccttttccctttaaacTATTCTTTTACTGAGGCAACATTCCAGCAGCTTGATTCCTCTATCCAAAGTAAATGGAGTAATCAATTTTCAATCTTGTAATGTACTTGAAGTAAAAGAGAAGATCGAACCAAGAAATTGGGAAATTTTATTAGACAATCAAATATGTTACAACTAGGGTTACAATTGAATGAATCTAATCTAACTATAAATGTTTTTGATCTGTGATAAACCCCTGCAATGGCAATGGAGGATTATGTAATAATGGAGGAATTGAGTagagaataagaagaagagaaaagagaaagagagaacaGAGATACGAAGAGAGAGAATTAGCAATAGCAATTTCAGGCCTAACCCATTTTTAGCCAATTCTAGTGTATATATAAAAGGGAATTGCCACGTGCTTCCCATGTGCATTGGGTTCATTACAATCCATCCCGCTTGAAATCAACCTTGTCCTCAAGGTTGTTGAAGGAGACAATGGCTAGTTGCTAGCGGTTGTTCACTTCTAAATGGCAGGTAACCCTGAACACCCACAAAAGTGCCAATGCCAACGACTACAACGCAAATGTGTGAGCTTGTCCACTGAAGTCGTCTCAGGCTGCCTATCAAATCTCGCATCGGTCTGTTGTATCATTGAAATTGTAGCAAGAGATTTTTCAATCCTTGCATAGGTGCCAAACACAATCATCCTAAAAAGCTCAGTTTTAAGGTCACTCTCTTGATAATAGGAACCGGTTAATACACACCAAGAAACTATACTCTTCTCCATTAATCATTATCAATTTTATCCTCATATTTCAGGACAAACACCATAGCAGGATGCATCAAAACTATCAGTAACCATGATACCCATTCATGAAGTTTTGAATGCGGGTTACAAATATTAtgtgacactttttttttttctcttgtatTTCTTTTTTCAAACTACAGGCAAATAAAATTTACTAACCAGAGACGTTATGTGACAAATGGTTGAAACCTATCTAGATGTCAGATCTAAGAATGTTGCAGGGACTAGATCAGAGAGTGCGATCTGGCAAACAATCGAAAATCTACAGGcttcttttatgttttttttctttgttgccATAAAATTGTGCTCGGTGTTAAACGCCTAAAAGTCTGCGAATTCGAGTTTTCTTACTCTTTCCTATAATTACTGTTATTAATCTATATTAATTGATGCACTACTTGAAATTCAGGCAAATTATTTATCTAGACTCTAAACTGTTACCGCACTTAAGATGGGAAAAGCTTTCGAAACACACAGGAAAATAACAATTTCCAATCAAAAGAGAGAACTACCTAAGCTATTGGTGTCTTTCAGTTAAGGGAAGAAGAGTCATACGTTTGTTCTTCGGAAAAGAAGAGGGTTCCGAATTTGGCTGATCGAAATTTAGAATTTATTAGGCCATAGTCATTCATAAAAATTTGACGTGTGCCTGTTAATTTGTATATATTCTCTAACAATGCACTATAGCTCGTGTAGTTGATGCCAATTTGCTAATTGCAAAAGTGTGCTAATGATGGTGTAATTTGTAATGAGTTAGCAAGTGAAAATTATATCGTGAATCCGAATATGAAGGGCTTTCTTTGTTGTATGCTTATTGCCATCTTCATGGAGTATTTGTTTCCCTCGATGCTTTTTTATTTGCTTTCTGTCAAGATTACATGCCTAATTTCTTTGTGCCTAAGTTGCATCATTATGTTAGCACTAATCACCTTCCATTGCCTAAATGTTGGAAAGGCGCTGGGTGATAAAACATGGTGTAGCAATAGGCTACCTCAAAATGTAGACCCATCATCTCCTTCCCCTCTCTTTAACTCATATATAGCTGGTATTTAGACCTAACTATAGGGCATTTAATCCCATCCATGTGATGGGATATACTTTCTTTTTTAATCATTTGTTTCATCTATATATATTTTGTTGTTCCTtcttagttttttattttatttttatttgagaggcatgaacaatgttAAACTCTTTAATCTTAAGTGTCAATATATGAAACAAAATAATAAGGAAACAAAGAGCAGGTTGGAAAAAGAAAACGACATTTTAGGTTTACATTACCTAGAGTTTTgcattattattatttctccttGCTATTTTTTCGACTTTTTATATTCTTATTCGAATTCATGTATACTCATTAATTGGTTACTCCATAATTAACTTTGAATGTTTTCACAGATTTTTCAAAGAACTTTATATAAGGTGTTAAATGAATCATCAAAAGAAGATAGAAACATGAAAAagtagttttgattttttttttaaatattagttttgGTTAAGAAAGATTAAATTACTTTAATATAAAATATGACATTAATATTCAATTATATATTTAAAAAGTGCAccaaccgcgcgaagcgcgggcaaATGCActagtatttatatatattaaggaaAAAAAGTTAACAAGAATATAATATCCGAATCAAAACTATTAAGTTCTGCAAATGTGTAATTAATGATATAAAAATTGGGAAAATTTcacttataaacaatttatgggtcaaaattacatattcatagcCCATATTTTAAAATACAAACCTACAGCCCAACAATTCATGGCCCGACTTGAATATTcaactttatacaacaatatacaactttatacacctactgtagacaatgtatcaaccttgtataaaagtgtataataatgtataagaggtgtttatacacacttttacactggtatacaatattatacaaactcATGCAAGAGGTGTTTATATATAAGAGGGGCTTATACAAAATGTATAAGATGTGTTTATATAAACTTCTACACCGTATAAACGTATACACACTTTTACATTGTTATacaaaattatataaactttttctCTATTTGCATATTTTAATTTCTAGATGAACGGGATTGAATTGAACCCCCGAGGGAAAACAGCAAATAAAAGCTACCGGTAGCAGTATAATTGCAGTCAAAATTAGAAACAAAAACATAATGTGCATAATATTGTTTCAAAACGACAAAAAAGAagtcaaaaaaagaagaagagaaaattaaaaaaataaagaagcaaGTAAAGAAGAAGACATTACCTGTACGGAATCACATACACAACAACGAATAGCATCTGGCAGTTTGATGTGGGGGGCTAGCTCGGGTAAAAAGATAAATATGGGCTGCAATGGGTAAATATTTTTCCCTAATTAGCATAGAGTGTAAAAATTCCATAAAAATATGCCACTGATCTCCTATACTCCCCGAAGTTGGAACTTGGACGTGTGCGCTTGTTAAGTGTATCTTTCAGCTTATTTTCAATTATTTATCTCTACCACGTCTGCTTGTTTTCAATACCTAACCGCTAAATATTTGGGAATCTCAATTATCTCACTACTTCCGTTAATTGAAGTCATAACAATGCTGTTAATAACTCCAATTCAACTATGAACAGAGCATAttcataaacatatacacataatgaAAAACAATACACATTTCTCCACATATATAAggataaaagaaaaatgaaaacctTACAACAAATAGACTTTTATATTGTGAATTACAAAATCAAGCGTATATTATGAAATACAAAAAGGTAACTTATTTCAAGATACTAATCAATTCCACTTACTACATAACCATAACAACAAAGAGTTACCACACACTGGAATTATTCTTACATGAGAAATTCATAGCTAGTTGTTCATTTAGGACATTGGAAGCCAGATGGAACTTTTTTGCCACAAGCACAGAGAAGAAGGCTTAGGGAAATAGGGACATTAAGGTTGATTCCAAGAATATTTGCTTTAATGGCAGTGCATAAACAAAGAGCAGCATCAAGATCAACAAGTCCTTGAATGAGAGAACAACAAGGTTTCTTTGATGGATTTCCAATTACAACTCCAAGTAAATTGCCAAGAACATTAGCACAAACACCTAATTTGAGAGTATCAA carries:
- the LOC132637125 gene encoding lipid transfer protein EARLI 1-like; its protein translation is MHTLKKQRENQKEVVTGNVGIIIYNVRIKEEDSNTKGPKPTPKRTPKPTPSPGSKGKCSIDTLKLGVCANVLGNLLGVVIGNPSKKPCCSLIQGLVDLDAALCLCTAIKANILGINLNVPISLSLLLCACGKKVPSGFQCPK